The genomic segment TTTCAGGCAAACGTTCACCTCCTTGTGAAACTGACTTAAACCGCCACTTTATATCAAGTTATACTTTTAAATTGTGAACTATATAGCGTtccaaaagcaaaacaagcacttttattttgaatttggaATGACTTTAAGTTGAACAGATTTAACAGCTCCTGACCAGACttgacactcagtggcccccaggtcggTCCCATAGCTCCTGCTGGTGTAATGCACGTTGCAGAAAGACAGTAACTTACATGAGAATGTTTCGACACAGAATTCTTTGTTGGAGTAGTCGGTGGAGTAGTgactagcactgttgcctcacagcaagaaagtcACTGGTTCAAACCCCAGTTTTGATcgaggacctttctgcatggagtttgcatgttgtgtgtgtgcatgggttttctgcTGCATTCAAAGGGAACTTGTGAGATGTGATCGTTTGGGCAAGGGAGGTTGTGTACACAGTAAGTATTGCATTCAGGTGGGAATGGACGCTGCTACAGAGgtttatcattttaaacaatGGCAGACAGGTATTGTCAGGTAATGCTTAGGGATTTTGACATTTAACCtcaatgacaataacaatgaaAACCTGTGCAATACTTGATCATTTGTGAAAACTCTGAATTATGTATCCTTCCAATTTCCAGGCAGCAAAAGGCACAAAGGGAAACGAATAACTAACCTAAAAGCTTTTTTCTCTGTACTAGAAAAAGTGCCACATGTACTTTCCTTTGAAAAATGCAGACATGTTGGCGAGTTAGCGAAAGTAATCTGCTCTTATTAGTTATGATCTCAAACAGTATAAACTGTTGGTTGCCAGCCACAGACAAGAAGTGTGCTTCATCTACTGTGTCTGAAGCTGAGTTGTGTTGTGACATATCAACAAAAATGGAAACTCGAGGAATCAAAATGAAAGATGAATTGGATAGAGCTTTTCTGGCAAATTGGATTTTATTACTGAGTATGAaagatttttaaatatatatgacatactgtatagcCACAAAATACCATACAAATTGTGATAAACATGCATTGCCTCTCCTGGGAAGTGCCAGCGTTGTCATCGTGCACATGTTTAAGAACGTCCTTTCTCCTGCTTGGcattcttttgttttccagtataaatgtatatagaatgagcagcagcagcagttgctgGACAAATACCTAACAGTTCCATCTGTTGAAAAGCACTGGAACACCAGGTTCCTCTTCGTCACAGCCAAATCTGATTTAAAGCCTCATGATTGTGGTTTTCTGgcttatttttgttgtatgttATTGTGGCAGCTTATGTGAGAGGTGGTCCGAGCAGCATCTAAAACCACAGTTTAAAAAGCTGTTGCAGTTTAACAACTGAACCCTGCTGGTTTACTGGGCCGCTGGGTGGGCTCtgtgctcttttctttttctctttctttgtgaAATCTCATTTTGTTCGGGGAGAACAGGTGTCAGCTCGTCAAATGCCTCCTAAACAAAGTGGTGAGCaaagttttcctttttaaatgtgacacatgtTCATATAGCACCTCTTTTCTCCCCCCGTGCTCTGTAAGGTGAAGCTGAAATAGTCTTTATCTTTTaagaggattttctttttttattccgtTTCCCTCCtaaatgtctgtctttgttcGGTCTCTTGGTTCAACCAGAATAACTCCAGCTCTTGTCACAGGTTTGGGTCGGACTGCCTGATTCAGTTTGAGGACTTTGCAAATGTCAACGCTTTCCGTCTGCTGAGCAAGTACCGCAACAAGTACTGCACATTCAACGATGACATCCAAGGTAACCGCATGATCAGTGTACATTTATACCActattaagttgttttttaaagccacATGGAATAGAATGGCGCCTTTGGGAAACACCTTAATCCCAtcagaatataaaataattccTTTTTGTTCTGGTTTTGTGTAAATCTGAATATATGTGGGTCGCTGAATTCATTTCTGATACAAACCTCTGTTTTCTCTAATAACTGTGCTCACGTCAGCTCTGCACTGACAAGTCCCCTTTAAAATGTTAGCAATTAACGCTACGATTGTAAGGAGGTAATTAGTTTGTACGTCTGATCCCTGTAAATCTTACAGTTTAGAAGATAAACTTAAATTGTTTCATAAAGCCAACATCTTACAGAAGTTATATCCAAACAATCCTCTGCTATGCTAACACCACAGGAGAAAGCAGTAAAACATCTCTTTGCTTCCAAAtactgtttatatgttttttaagAGGAAACTCCCAAGCTTCCTCTTTTGTATCATTGTACTGTGAATTTACAGTTGCAGTAGAGCTGTTTTAAAAGAGCCAGTGTTTCATTAGGTGCCTGCCCAGACAGTGAAATTAGGCAGGACAGCATAAGTTGTTCATGTTATTCCTAAAATATTAGTTTTCTCCTTAATAAGAActcatttccctcctctctgtcgTGTGTTCACACAAGAAAAACTAAGCGCAGTATGTACAAAACAGTCGAAAATGCTTCCACTTGTGCGTTTCTTCCCTCATGAAACAGTTACCAGCTCATTTTTTATGATAATAGTTCAATATTTTACTCTGTTAACTAAGAACTAACACCCATGTTTGTAGTCTGCATCCTCACTCTCCTTGTTGGCCCGAGATCACTATTACTACaatattttgatgtcacccattcCTAATTCTATTATTGTGaatgactgacatttttaagtaagtataaatttatatttaaaatcaataaaataaccaCATTAAGAGTAGATTGAAGTCTTTGGTGTTAATGTAGCACGTGGTTTATTTCTCAGGAACTGCTGCTGTGGCAGTAGCTGGACTCCTCGCCGCTCTTCGCATCACCAAAACTAAAATGTGTGACCACACCATCGTGTTCCAAGGTGCAGGGGAGGTAGGttcagcatccatccatccatccatccatccatccatccatccatcctcaatcaatctctccatccatcttctactgcttcatcTTCCACATGAGGAGGGTGAAAGATGGGGTACACCCtgccctggacaggtcgccagttaGGTTCAGCATAAAAACTGAATATGTACCTCTGGTTGGCATACTGCATCTCTAGCATGAAAACATTATTAAGgcaatgaaaatgtctttttactTTCTTATTCCTAAGTAAAGACTGTATTGTAACTATAACGGTTAATATTGATGGAAACACCAAATGTTGTTTTGGTAAAAGATCACTGTGTCTAAGTTGTCTCTTGTGCAGGATATTATTATCGGATATTATGTTCAGATTTTGCAGCCAAAGCTAGTGTGGAGGTGTCACTTCATTTTTCCCCTGTTCTGTGTCGCTCCCAGGCAGCGATGGGGATCGCAGAGCTCATCAGCATGGCCATGGAGAAAGAAGGACTCGCTAAGCAAGAGTGCTTGAAAAAAATCTGGATGGTTGATTCCAAGGGTCTCATTGTCAAGGTGCTGGATCGGAATcctgcacacattcacacatgtagCAAACAGACTtcgacagaaagaaagaaaatatgcagtatatgaaatatttataaaagTATGATGGACTGACCGAAGGTTAAGGAACATCTGAGGGTGGATTCATCTGCGCAAGTAACATCACCGTTTCCTCCAGAACCCAGAAAAAGCACAGTTCCTGTTTGTTAATTTAAAGAACAGAGGTTTTTCTCTGGAATCACAGCAAAAGGCTCTCCAGAGAGTTATACATCTGTTTTGTCCACAGTatccattttatttgttattccTCCTCCGTCCTCATATGCTATTACTTCTTCTCTTTTGACTAGCTTTTTTAACTCCTTTAATTTCTCTATGAAAAAACAGTTTGAGGACAGTCACGTTGAATTTTGCCCCCTTTCTGTGTCCTTCTTCACTCTGTCAAAATCCTCAGGGTCGGGACAACCTGACTCATGAAAAGGAGAGATTTGCTCATGAACACCCACAGATGAAGAAGCTGGAGGATGTGGTACGGCAACTGAAACCCACAGCCATCATTGGTAAATCCCACCTTTTTTtccataataacaacaacagctgctACATGGTGTCTGGTTCTTTTTCACAAAACGTTCAGTTTGCCATTTTCACTGCATTTTGAACACATGTGATTAACATAGCGTTAAATGCATCATACAGAGAAACTTTGAGTGCAGGACTGTTGAAAGAAAAAGGTGAAAGTACATGAAGATGAAGTattaaagatgataaaaatgcTCTTAAATATCGAAATCTTTTCTGACGCAGGTGTGGCAGCTGTTGCCGGAGCTTTCTCCGAACAGATCATCAGGGACATGGCGTCCTTCAATGAACGTCCCATCATCTTTGCCCTCAGTAACCCAACCAGCAAAGCCGAATGCACTGCTGAGCAGTGCTACACATTTACAGAGGTACTTGCTCGGGACACTCCTGGAATCTTGCTGaagtgtttctgtctctctggtgAGTCATGGTATTCTGTGCTGCAGGGGCGGGGAGTCTTTGCCAGCGGCAGTCCATTTGACGCCGTTACCCTGCCTGATGGGAGGAAGTTCTACCCTGGGCAGGGAAACAACGCCTACATCTTCCCCGGCGTCGGACTGGGTGTCACAGTGTGCGCAATTCGACACATTACTGAAGAAATCTTCCTTGTTGCAGCTGAGGTGACACAATAAACtatgcagaacacacacataatatgtTTAGTTgtctaatccaatccaattgTACTTGTGaaggatgttaaaaaaaaagcccataaGGCTGCATCTCACACTGTACCTGAAGCTAAGGAAAAGAGAAGTGTTTGAGAAGCCGCCTGACTAATGTGGAATGGCACCTTATTGTGTCATTAATAACTCATGTCGTCTTCTGTGGCCTCATCCTGGTCAGGTGTTGCACCTTTCATGGTACAATCTTGACAGTGATGGGAAATGAGTCAAGATTGGTAATGTAGTAACGCCATGTCAAAGTCTGACCCCAACAAGTTGGGATACTTAAAATATAAAGTCAGTGATGGACCATTTTGAACATCTAGACAGATTTAGCGAGAAGACTATCTGGAAGGAAAACTTGAATTACTTTAGTAATTTTGTACGTGTTTAAATACTGAACTGTGTTCAGTAAATGTAACTTAAAACTCTTGGGTCATTCCGCCTCTCATGTTGTCTCCTGCTGTCGTCCTGTACTGTACATTCAGCTGAGAATaacctctcactcactcactcatcttctaccactttatcctccacatgagggtggctggtgccaatcccagctgacatcgggTGAAAGGCGCAGTACACCCAGGacatcacagggacaacatagagacaaacaaccattcgctctcacactTAAACCTAAGGTcaaattagagtgtccaatttacctccAAATCTCCAAatcgcatgtttttggactgtgggactAAACCAGAGAATACTCgggcacacacggggagaacatgcagactccatgcagaaaggcccttgttccgaccgggtcgcgaaacctgggtcttcttgccgCAAAGACAAGGGTGCCAACCACTACGCCAGCCGCGTGTCCCCTGAGAATAACCTGACTGATTGAATTCCTCTCTGTGGTCACAGTAACGATGTGTTTGCTCTTCCACAGACTCTGGCTCGGCTGGTGACAGAGAAGGACCTGGAGGAGGGACGACTGTATCCTCCGCTCAACACCATCAGGGACGTCTCCATCGAGCTGGCTGTGAAGGTGAGAGCtcagtatttacacacacacacaaaagcagatgTGTATATAGTTGGACTTCAAGTTTGTGTGGACTAGTGGTGGCGGCGGCCATGTTTTAACTCCCTGTGCGTTACAGATCATGGAGTTTGCCTACCAACACAACATGGCCACTCTTCGCCCAGAGCCGTCCGACAAAGAAGCGCACGTGCGCTCGCTCTCTTATAGCACTGACTATGACGAGTTTGTCATGGACTCGTACCGCTGGCCGGAGGACTGTATGACTGTGCAGTCATGCAAACTTTAATGCAGGGGACACAGAGATGAGACGCGGACGCGCACCGGTAActgtcacaggaagtgatgtcggGCCATTAAAGAGGTTGCGTGcaaatctttattttctcactGATATATTACTGTTAAATTGCACTTTTTCAGGAAGTACAGTTTAAAAAGAAGCGGATGAAATGTTAAACAAGATGATATTTTACAATAATATATTTGGGGAAATCTTCCACCGGCTGCTTTTGATTGTTCTATTCTAGGAGTTTATTTTATGACTGTGACAGCTATAATCCACATTtaaattttcaaataaaaattgttCAATACATTTTTCCCCATGTTTGATTATTACAAACACTGGATAAAGATGCACTGTTGTAGTCTTCCTGCTCTGAACTTCCTCTTTGGTGTCTTTAAGTTGCTCTTTTGTCATCGCTGTGAATAGAATGTTCAGACAAAACAGTGAAACCACTCATCTCATACCTCTGGAAATGCCTACTGTACTTTTTAATCTCTTGTTTACTTTGCTGGGAGTGAAGCTAAAACACTGTGGCAAAGTCTCTCTGAAATGCATCGTATGGTACTCTGGCCCCCTCTAGAGGTAAACGTATGTAGTTGCAGTTGAATGAGAACagtgacagttgtttttttattgacgtTTTTCTTCACATATTGACAGGAAAACTCTAATGTCCCTGAAAGCTGTGGCTTGAAATCAATGCCGACATATGTAACAATCAAAACATCTATAAACTAACTTCTGTGTTCATGAAGAGAgaattttatgtaaatgtaattttctttgtgaggggaaaaaagcagcaggttTATAGTCCAActtctgtgtcttctgtgtctctCGAGCTTGAACTAAATATGGTTTTACTTTTATAATCCATCACAGGCCAGATAGTCAGTACCAGACTGCCCATCCCAGTCTGCAATCAATAGAGAGGCAATCAGACCAGCCAGTGTCCAGTGATAAGCGTCTGTCCCCGGGGCAAAAAATCTGAgagtcaaatatttgttttccctccGTTTCTTTGCCTCACCCTCTCCCTGTAAATCCCCACATCAGCCCACAGCTGTCGATACTCTGATGTTACAGTGTGTCTCAATGACAGCATCAACCAGGACATAAATGCTCCATCGAGTATTCAGCACATtcacagctgtttgtttatatacatgaataaaacagtCCCAGGTTGGACCAGACCGGACGATAGGATGACATGGATGTAACAATTGAATCACTGTACGATTAAGAGTCAAATACTGACtgcaaatgaatacaaaataacatatttaatgttaatatgTTCATTTAAAGGTGGACACAACGCTGAGAAAACACACTGGTCAGTCACaggaacaacaaataaatacttaaatgtGCCACACACTGAAATGACTTCCTCAGGTTCACAGTCGTTGACTCTGTGactggtcatgtgacctttAATCTAGCTCGACTGTGTACTTTTGTCTGtttgagtcaatcagaggaagcCAAACCTGAAACGCAAAGGCATTTTAGTGTGTGGTGGTTTTTGTGGTAGAAACCTAACATTTTTAGCTGTTTACCAATACAATTAACTAatgttttaactgtgtgtgtgtgttcatttctaactatatataaaac from the Solea senegalensis isolate Sse05_10M linkage group LG9, IFAPA_SoseM_1, whole genome shotgun sequence genome contains:
- the me1 gene encoding NADP-dependent malic enzyme; translated protein: MSHALSRRESVDTEMQKSRDERKTVVFTKKRGYDVTRNPLLNKGMAFSLEERLQLGIHGLLPPCFISQDVQLLRVLKNYDMKRDDLDRYVFLMGLQDRSEKLFYRVLMSDIERFMPIIYTPTVGLACQQYGLIFRRPRGLFITIHDRGHVASLLQNWPEKDIRAVCVTDGERILGLGDLGCYGMGIPVGKLALYTACGGVPPQQCLPVMLDVGTDNEALLKDPLYIGLRHKRVRGQAYDDLLDEFMTAATDRFGSDCLIQFEDFANVNAFRLLSKYRNKYCTFNDDIQGTAAVAVAGLLAALRITKTKMCDHTIVFQGAGEAAMGIAELISMAMEKEGLAKQECLKKIWMVDSKGLIVKGRDNLTHEKERFAHEHPQMKKLEDVVRQLKPTAIIGVAAVAGAFSEQIIRDMASFNERPIIFALSNPTSKAECTAEQCYTFTEGRGVFASGSPFDAVTLPDGRKFYPGQGNNAYIFPGVGLGVTVCAIRHITEEIFLVAAETLARLVTEKDLEEGRLYPPLNTIRDVSIELAVKIMEFAYQHNMATLRPEPSDKEAHVRSLSYSTDYDEFVMDSYRWPEDCMTVQSCKL